Within the Odocoileus virginianus isolate 20LAN1187 ecotype Illinois unplaced genomic scaffold, Ovbor_1.2 Unplaced_Scaffold_21, whole genome shotgun sequence genome, the region cctgatgcgaagagttgactcattggaaaaggccctgatgctggaaaagattgagggctggagaagaagggaacgacagaggatgaggtggttggatggcatcaccaactcaatggacatgggtttgggtggactctggcagttagtgacagacagggaggcctggcgtgctgtggttcatgggatcgcaaagagttggacactactgagcgactgaactgaactgaactgattcttcccagaagccttcactccGAGATCCTTCTTGGCAGAGGGGTGCTTGCTCATTGAGGGGAGTGTCCAAGGGTAGGTCAAgtttggaaaaagaaaccagataattggATAAAGGTAGATAAAACCTGAAAGAACTGACCTATATAAATGACTTAGCCACCTCCTTACTGCACTTCCCCTCTCTTGGAGGCACACCCACCGTCTTTCTCTCTGAGTGTGTGTCTCagccttgcttctgtcttaacAGGCGGTTTCTCTATGTACCCTCCCACTTCCTGCTGTGCTACATCTCTAGTAATAAACTTTGTATCTTCATTTACAGTTCCTGCCTCcatgataaattaatttttcactGGGGACAGAAATACAGGGAAAAACAGTTTCTAGCCTCTAGCCCTAACTTGTTTGGTGGCTAAGATTCCTGGTTTCCattcaggctgtgtgtgtgttttagtcacttagtcatgtccaactctttgccataccatggactgtagtccacctggatcctctgtccatggaattctgcaggcaagaatactttagtgggttgccatgcccttctccaagggatcctcccaacccagggatcaaacaccggtatcctgcattgcaagcagattctttagcctctgagccaccccagcccagctccccaggTTCAAATCTTGTGCAGAGAATTAAGATCACTCATTATTCCACTGCTCACAGTTGCCTTATCAAGATTAATATGAAAGGGTATTCAGGTTTCCACCactgattttataaatttcacaTAAGTTTGTCAGAGCCAATCTCAATCAGAGTAACTCAGGGAAACTGCCTATGGAATTGTCTCATTTTGACAGTATTCTGATGTGTTCGGTTTTTACATGGTAGCCTggcttgttttgtgttttgaagtACAATGCAACTTCATCACTTAATTAAAATCTTACAAGTATTCTTTTCTACAAGTTTAGTAGATATAAAGATCCACAAGGTAAGTGTACCCCAGTATAGAGAGTGATATGCATTGCTGTACTTTCATAACAGTCAGTGGTACACTCAGATATCACACATATAGAATGCAAAATTCAGTCTCAGAAGACTAAGATAGAACTTCCAGTCTcttcacaagaaaaaataaaacaacataagGTATATGTGAACCTACCCTGAGGTTTAGAATGAAGCCTGGTCAAGCTTGACCTTGATCAACTGAACCCCAAGCTGACCCAAAGACACATGAGCAAGGATTCTTAATGCTTATTGTATAATCCTTGAGTTTGGGATGGCTTTTTTATCTGACTTATCCAAGAATAGTGTGATCAAACTGTGGGAGTAGGGATTCTGAGGCATATtactgaattaattaaaaaaaagcaatggtTATATTTACAGTTAGCTAATTGAAAGGAGTAGTATAAAAGGCTAGCTAGAGAGAGTGGAAAGGAGATTGGTTATACAAACACAGGACAAATTCTAAATACTTTAGTCTCCAGCAACTCTCCCTCCATTTTTCCATGAATAATATGCGGGAAGAGAAGGATATAATGATAATCACACTTGGGTAGATTCATTTTCACCCCTCCTTTGTTGATAAATTGCAGAAGAGAATTAAGAACAGGTAAATCCAAGCCACATTCAAACAGATTCTTAAAGATTTGTcgtcttctggaaaaaaaaatcaatagtgaATTTGTCACAACAAGAAAGTGTAATTCATTACTGGAGAAACTGGCCTAACTAAGCATCAATGGCAAGcttatgaaaaataaacacttgAATTAGCTGCCCATGCAGCTATAGACATTTCTGTTCTCCTTTACCTTCCTGAATCAGATAATACACCAGAAAATAGTCACCAACAGACCTACATCAAAAAGAATCCCTGAATTGCTCTGTTACTGTCGTTTTTCTCTTTTGCTAgatattccattatttttctgcCTCCCCTTATGTTCTAAGATTCCTAAATTTTCAAGCAGTACACATATCAGGGACTTCTTGGAAGATAAATACTGTTGCTGAACTCTTCAACATATACCTAATTTCTGCATATGTATACTTCATTTTCGAATGCAGATTCCTGTTGAACAAGGGACAGTGATTCTTTAAGAGTACACAATATAATTTCTTAGTGAGGTCAATAGTGAAGAAGATGGAGCACCAGAAGATAAGAAGTCTGTGTCTCTCATAGTTGAGAACTTCGTACACACACCTTCCAAGTCTTAGATGACCCTAGACAACTAACAGGTGTCTGAGATCAGAATCCTGACCTCAGAATTCTCTTCAAACTTCATGAAGATAGAAGATTCTTGTCTAAATTAAGGAAACACCTGAATGTGCCAAAAAAGATTTTAGTTTAAGCCCTAGTTGTCAGCTGGCTATACCTATTTCTTAGTCTAATCACCTTTATTTCTCCATAGAATGAAAACCTGTCTGAGGGAAAATGAGACAGATTTACCTAGTTTGACTAATGAAAGACACCATCAAAATGCATTATTACCATGATGATAGCAAGGATTAACAAAAGGCATCCCAGGAACATCCATTTCTTAAACTATATGCCTTCTTAAGCTCATGACATTTCACAGAATGGGAAATATTCAATTATGTACATTTACAAAGAACATCAGTTTTACATACTCATGAAGATTGCTTAAATAAAGTGATAAATATGGTCATAGAATTgcatttgtaaaaatgaaaagaattgctCATTTTTCAAGGCTTATAATTACCTACAATAAGGTACTAAGTTTTAGTTACAATTTCTGTAAGTGTAGTGTAAGTAGAATAATTATATCCAATACATTATTTTAGATGCAGGATTTgtcaatgtaaaaaaattaaagtatacaaCACTTGTAAaatttttggcattgcttttttGAAATTATTGCAGTGGAAAcctcaacaataacaacaaaaaaatggaagTGTTTTAAGAAAGCTCTCTGAGAGATGTCTCACTCAAGATGATCTGTTTCCTGAAAGAGATCAGAAAAGCCAACCATGTAGTCTTCACAACTTTCCCTGAGAAAAGTGCTGAAATGCACTCGTCAAGTCAGGGAATACACAGGACAGAATGTTCCCGAATGTCAGAGCTGGAAAGGACCGGAAGGCATCCGATCCACTCCCCTTGTGGGCAGTCTCAGTCAAGTGACTGAGGGAGAGATGCTGAGGGGGCTTCACTCTTCAGGGTTGCAGCTTCGAATGACAGCACACGCTCCTTCCGTATCTGTTCCACTTGTCAACATTAACGATTGTGTGGATAAAATAGATCCAGCAAAGGGCAGGACAGCCAGATGTTCATTTTCCCGCAGAGTGTTTATCTCGGCCCCACACTTTCCTCATGGCATTCTTCATGTCTGCGTTTCTCAGGGTGTAGATGAGAGGGTTGAACATGGGGGCAATCATGGTGTAAAACAGGGCAAAGACCTTGTCGTTCCTGACAGAATCAGCCGTGGGGACATAGGTGAAGATGAGGGACAAGAAGAACATGAAGACCACAGTGATGTGTGAaccacaggtggagaaggctttgcGGCGGCCCTCGGATGAGCAAGTCCTCAGGGTGGCCAGGATGATGATGTAAGAAATCACCAAGGCAACAAAGGTCAAAATGGACAACACCCCTGTCGTGGTAATGATTGCAATCACCCATAGTCTAGTGTCCGTGCAGGCCAGCTTCAGCAAAGGGAATACATCACAGAAATAGTGGTCTATTTGATTGGGGCCACAGAATGGAAGTCCAGTAATGATTAATACTTGTGTGACTGAATGGCTAAAGGCTCCCATAGCAGAAACCATTACAAGGACATAGCACACCTGTCTGTTCATGATGACCATGTAGTGAAGAGGTCTGCAGATGGCagcatagcggtcataggccatggccACCAAGATGAAGATCTCAGTGGCTCCAAAGAAGTGGGCATAAAACATCTGGGCCATGCAGCTGTTGTAAGAGATGGTCTTCTGCTGGGCCAGCAAGTCAGTGATCAATTTGGGTGCCACCGTGGAGGTGAAGCAGACATCCATCAAtgacaaatagctgaggaaaaagtacatgggcTGTTCACTGAGGCGGCTGCCCCTGATGGTGAGAAGAATGAGCAGATTCCCTGAGAGAATTGCAATATAGCAAAGTAAAAACAGCACGAAGCAGGCAAGTTTTGCATTCTCATCAGTAAAAAGCCCCAGGAGGATAAATTCAGTGACATTTTCATGTCCCATTGCTTCTGTGGATTTGATCGTTTAGAGGAGCAAGTTAGTATTCCTGAAGCATGcaactttttcaaattatttatgcATTTCAAAACTCATTCATCtagtcaataaatatatattgatttttccaaatgATGCAAACATTATAACTGCTGCTAAGGGTACAGCAGTATACAAAATACACACATCTCACCTGCACATAAAATTTATTAGAGAAGACATACAGTGACAATAATAGCCAAAAGTAATCTATTTATTGAGGTGGGGCCAAGGAGAATGCAGAGTCTGCATAACCCCACCTTAGGGCACCTAGCTACAGTGGTGGGGATGTCAGCGCCCAGCAGATGAGAAGAACCTCTGAGTGACTGGAGAATATTAACTCGAGTGAGGTCTCCCAGAGGTCCACATTTCAACACAAAGACCTGGCTCTACCCAACTGTCTGCAAACCCCAGTGCTGGAAACCTTGGACCAAATAATCAGTAAGACAGGAACACAGtcccattcaaaaaaaaaaaaaaaaaaggaaaaaaaaagaggcaagaaaaaaatatgttacaGACAAAGGAGCAAGGTAAAAACCTACAAAACCAAATAtatgaagagaaaatatattcttatattttttaaactacatgagaaaaaaatttagagtaatgacagtaaagatgatccaaaatcacacacaaag harbors:
- the LOC139033608 gene encoding olfactory receptor 4P4-like; the protein is MGHENVTEFILLGLFTDENAKLACFVLFLLCYIAILSGNLLILLTIRGSRLSEQPMYFFLSYLSLMDVCFTSTVAPKLITDLLAQQKTISYNSCMAQMFYAHFFGATEIFILVAMAYDRYAAICRPLHYMVIMNRQVCYVLVMVSAMGAFSHSVTQVLIITGLPFCGPNQIDHYFCDVFPLLKLACTDTRLWVIAIITTTGVLSILTFVALVISYIIILATLRTCSSEGRRKAFSTCGSHITVVFMFFLSLIFTYVPTADSVRNDKVFALFYTMIAPMFNPLIYTLRNADMKNAMRKVWGRDKHSAGK